A genomic stretch from Hemicordylus capensis ecotype Gifberg chromosome 1, rHemCap1.1.pri, whole genome shotgun sequence includes:
- the POLE2 gene encoding DNA polymerase epsilon subunit 2 isoform X2: MIENLIDAVEKQPLSCNMIEKSTVEAAVLECSQSLDETMEHIFSIIGAFDVPRYIYNSERKKFLPLAMTSHPAPNLFGSARDKAELFRERYIILQQRTHRHELFTPSAIGTHPDESRSKFQLKTIETLLGNPAQIGEVIILGMITQLKEGKFFLEDPTGVVQLDLSKAQFHSGLYTESCFVLTEGWYEDEVFHVNAFGFPPTESSATTRAYFGNTNFFGGPSSTSVKTSAKLKQLEEENEDAMFVFLSDVWLDKAEVLEKLRIMFSGYSSMPPTCFFFCGNFSSTPYGKNQIHSLKGSLKALADIICEYPSIHKSSRFVFVPGSEDPGPCSILPRPPLAENITEEFRQQVPFSVFTTNPCRVQYCTQEIVIFREDLVNKMCRNCVRFPSSNLDIPNHFVKTILSQGHLTPLPLNVSPVYWAYDYALRTYPLPDLIVFADKYDPFTVTNTDCLCINPGSFPRSGFSFKVFYPSNKTVEDSKLQGL, encoded by the exons ATGATAGAAAATCTTATTGATGCTGTTGAAAAACAACCTT TGTCGTGCAACATGATTGAAAAGTCCACAGTAGAAGCAGCCGTCCTGGAGTGCAGCCAGTCCTTAGATGAAACCAT GGAACATATTTTCAGCATCATTGGGGCATTTGACGTTCCGCGCTACATTTACAATTCTGAAAGAAAGAAGTTTTTACC TCTCGCAATGACCAGTCACCCAGCACCCAATTTATTTGGCTCTGCCAGGGATAAAGCAGAATTGTTTCGTGAACGTTACATCATTTTGCAGCAG AGAACCCACAGGCATGAACTGTTTACACCGTCAGCTATTGGCACCCACCCAGATGAAAGTAGAAGTAAATTCCAG CTCAAAACCATAGAAACACTCTTGGGCAACCCAGCTCAAATTGGGGAAGTGATTATTCTCGGGATGATAACCCAGCTGAAGGAG ggaAAGTTTTTCTTGGAAGATCCCACAGGAGTTGTCCAGCTGGACCTTAGTAAAGCA CAGTTCCACAGTGGCTTATATACAGAGTCGTGCTTTGTTTTAACAGAAG GCTGGTATGAAGATGAGGTATTTCATGTCAATGCTTTTGGATTTCCCCCAACAGAATCTTCTGCTACCACGAG GGCATATTTCGGAAACACAAACTTCTTTGGAGGACCTTCTTCAACTTCTGTAAAAACTTCTGCAAAACTGAAGCAGCTTGAGGAGGAGAATGAGGATGCCATGTTTGTTTTCCTCTCAGATGTTTGGTTGGACAAAGCAGAAGTTTTGGAGAAGCTTCGCATTATGTTTTCAG gTTATTCCTCAATGCCTCcaacttgttttttcttctgtgGGAATTTTTCTTCTACCCCATATGGAAAAAATCAAATCCACTCACTGAAAG GTTCCTTGAAAGCCCTTGCAGACATCATATGTGAATATCCCAGTATCCACAAGAG CAGCCGATTTGTGTTTGTTCCTGGCTCCGAAGATCCTGGCCCTTGCTCAATTTTACCAAG GCCACCACTTGCTGAAAACATTACTGAGGAATTCAGACAGCAAGTTCCGTTCTCTGTTTTCACAACAAATCCTTGCAG GGTCCAGTACTGTACACAAGAAATAGTAATCTTCCGAGAAGATTTAGTAAATAAGATGTGCCGGAATTGTGTCAGATTTCCTAGCAGCAATTTGGATATTCCTAACCAC TTTGTAAAAACTATCTTATCACAAGGGCATCTGACTCCACTGCCCCTTAACGTGAGCCCTGTATACTGGGCCTATGACTACGCTTTGCGAACCTACCCTCTGCCGGACCTGATTGTCTTTGCTGACAAATACGACCCATTCACTGTGACTAACACCGACTGCCTCTGCATAAATCCT GGATCTTTTCCAAGGAGTGGCTTTTCATTCAAAGTGTTCTACCCTTCTAACAAAACAGTTGAGGACAG CAAACTCCAAGGTCTTTGA
- the POLE2 gene encoding DNA polymerase epsilon subunit 2 isoform X1 — MEPEALRRRVSSAFQMHGLLLRAEATKYLTEALQAVNEVELEDMIENLIDAVEKQPLSCNMIEKSTVEAAVLECSQSLDETMEHIFSIIGAFDVPRYIYNSERKKFLPLAMTSHPAPNLFGSARDKAELFRERYIILQQRTHRHELFTPSAIGTHPDESRSKFQLKTIETLLGNPAQIGEVIILGMITQLKEGKFFLEDPTGVVQLDLSKAQFHSGLYTESCFVLTEGWYEDEVFHVNAFGFPPTESSATTRAYFGNTNFFGGPSSTSVKTSAKLKQLEEENEDAMFVFLSDVWLDKAEVLEKLRIMFSGYSSMPPTCFFFCGNFSSTPYGKNQIHSLKGSLKALADIICEYPSIHKSSRFVFVPGSEDPGPCSILPRPPLAENITEEFRQQVPFSVFTTNPCRVQYCTQEIVIFREDLVNKMCRNCVRFPSSNLDIPNHFVKTILSQGHLTPLPLNVSPVYWAYDYALRTYPLPDLIVFADKYDPFTVTNTDCLCINPGSFPRSGFSFKVFYPSNKTVEDSKLQGL, encoded by the exons ATGGAGCCGGAGGCGCTGCGGCGGCGCGTGAGCTCGGCCTTCCAGATGCACGGCCTGCTCCTGCGCGC TGAGGCTACTAAGTATCTCACAGAAGCCCTTCAAGCAGTTAATGAAGTGGAGCTTGAAGATATGATAGAAAATCTTATTGATGCTGTTGAAAAACAACCTT TGTCGTGCAACATGATTGAAAAGTCCACAGTAGAAGCAGCCGTCCTGGAGTGCAGCCAGTCCTTAGATGAAACCAT GGAACATATTTTCAGCATCATTGGGGCATTTGACGTTCCGCGCTACATTTACAATTCTGAAAGAAAGAAGTTTTTACC TCTCGCAATGACCAGTCACCCAGCACCCAATTTATTTGGCTCTGCCAGGGATAAAGCAGAATTGTTTCGTGAACGTTACATCATTTTGCAGCAG AGAACCCACAGGCATGAACTGTTTACACCGTCAGCTATTGGCACCCACCCAGATGAAAGTAGAAGTAAATTCCAG CTCAAAACCATAGAAACACTCTTGGGCAACCCAGCTCAAATTGGGGAAGTGATTATTCTCGGGATGATAACCCAGCTGAAGGAG ggaAAGTTTTTCTTGGAAGATCCCACAGGAGTTGTCCAGCTGGACCTTAGTAAAGCA CAGTTCCACAGTGGCTTATATACAGAGTCGTGCTTTGTTTTAACAGAAG GCTGGTATGAAGATGAGGTATTTCATGTCAATGCTTTTGGATTTCCCCCAACAGAATCTTCTGCTACCACGAG GGCATATTTCGGAAACACAAACTTCTTTGGAGGACCTTCTTCAACTTCTGTAAAAACTTCTGCAAAACTGAAGCAGCTTGAGGAGGAGAATGAGGATGCCATGTTTGTTTTCCTCTCAGATGTTTGGTTGGACAAAGCAGAAGTTTTGGAGAAGCTTCGCATTATGTTTTCAG gTTATTCCTCAATGCCTCcaacttgttttttcttctgtgGGAATTTTTCTTCTACCCCATATGGAAAAAATCAAATCCACTCACTGAAAG GTTCCTTGAAAGCCCTTGCAGACATCATATGTGAATATCCCAGTATCCACAAGAG CAGCCGATTTGTGTTTGTTCCTGGCTCCGAAGATCCTGGCCCTTGCTCAATTTTACCAAG GCCACCACTTGCTGAAAACATTACTGAGGAATTCAGACAGCAAGTTCCGTTCTCTGTTTTCACAACAAATCCTTGCAG GGTCCAGTACTGTACACAAGAAATAGTAATCTTCCGAGAAGATTTAGTAAATAAGATGTGCCGGAATTGTGTCAGATTTCCTAGCAGCAATTTGGATATTCCTAACCAC TTTGTAAAAACTATCTTATCACAAGGGCATCTGACTCCACTGCCCCTTAACGTGAGCCCTGTATACTGGGCCTATGACTACGCTTTGCGAACCTACCCTCTGCCGGACCTGATTGTCTTTGCTGACAAATACGACCCATTCACTGTGACTAACACCGACTGCCTCTGCATAAATCCT GGATCTTTTCCAAGGAGTGGCTTTTCATTCAAAGTGTTCTACCCTTCTAACAAAACAGTTGAGGACAG CAAACTCCAAGGTCTTTGA